One stretch of Campylobacter sp. CCS1377 DNA includes these proteins:
- the rpsI gene encoding 30S ribosomal protein S9 — MATTYATGKRKTAIAKVWIKSGSGKISVNGVDLNTWLGGHEAIKLKVVQPLLVTKQETSMDITATTLGGGYSAQAEALRHGISRALAAMDADFRALLKPKGLLTRDSRTVERKKYGRRKARRSPQFSKR; from the coding sequence ATGGCAACAACATATGCAACAGGTAAAAGAAAAACCGCTATTGCAAAGGTTTGGATCAAATCAGGTAGCGGAAAAATAAGCGTTAATGGCGTTGATCTAAATACTTGGCTTGGTGGACACGAAGCGATAAAACTTAAAGTAGTTCAACCATTACTTGTAACAAAACAAGAAACTTCAATGGATATCACAGCTACAACTCTAGGTGGTGGTTATAGCGCTCAAGCAGAAGCTTTAAGACATGGAATTTCAAGAGCTTTAGCCGCTATGGACGCTGACTTTAGAGCATTGCTAAAACCAAAAGGACTTCTTACTAGAGATAGTAGAACAGTTGAGCGTAAAAAATACGGACGCCGTAAAGCAAGAAGAAGCCCACAATTCTCTAAACGCTAA
- a CDS encoding HAD family hydrolase — MQKKTILFDLDGTLIDSTPAILNSCKNAFEKLDLTPALDEDIKALIGYPLDEMFIKLYGNKKELAQNFIEFYREKYHTIYLEQTTLLARVKEALNLASKFADLGIVTTKGSQFTKPLLDFLGIGNFFQVIIGRNDVVYPKPHKEPIEKALLQLNKPKDNAFMIGDTKLDILAAKNANINAVAVSCGYEKKESLLLETSFVKQDAYDAVLFIKSL; from the coding sequence ATGCAAAAAAAGACTATTTTATTTGACCTTGATGGAACGCTTATAGACTCAACTCCAGCCATTTTAAATTCCTGCAAAAACGCCTTTGAAAAACTTGATTTAACTCCTGCTTTGGATGAAGACATTAAAGCATTAATTGGATATCCTTTAGATGAAATGTTTATTAAACTTTATGGCAATAAAAAAGAACTAGCTCAAAATTTCATAGAATTTTACCGCGAGAAATATCATACAATTTATCTTGAACAAACCACCCTATTAGCCAGAGTAAAAGAAGCTCTAAATTTAGCTAGCAAATTTGCAGATTTAGGCATTGTTACAACAAAAGGAAGTCAATTTACTAAACCTTTATTGGATTTTTTAGGTATAGGAAATTTCTTTCAAGTCATTATAGGGCGCAATGATGTAGTTTATCCAAAGCCACACAAAGAACCTATTGAAAAAGCTCTTTTGCAACTCAATAAACCAAAAGATAATGCTTTTATGATAGGAGATACAAAACTTGATATTTTAGCGGCGAAAAATGCAAATATCAATGCCGTTGCAGTAAGCTGTGGTTATGAAAAAAAAGAAAGCTTACTTCTTGAAACTTCTTTTGTCAAGCAAGATGCTTACGATGCGGTTTTATTTATAAAGTCTTTATAA
- a CDS encoding tRNA-dihydrouridine synthase — translation MSLLLSPLKIANFTVKNRIVMPPMDTYQAQDGMPNVFHLNHYGARAMGGVGLIIVEANAICAEGKISDQDLGIYSDEHIIKHKSITDICHHFGAKIALQLNHSGRKNGCKNATQLAPSDIKYSDNFANLKVLDKKDIEKICQDFCEAAKRAKLANYDAVEIHAAHGYLISSFLSPLSNQRTDEFGGSFENRIRLLCDIVKGIKERVDIPIFVRISASEWEEKGWDLEQSKKLALVLENLGIYMLDISAGGNINKPSLVPNVVPLYQANYAKELKRILKIPVSCVGLITSASEGEALLLGEVCDLVCYGRELLRNPNFAYQAAKILGEKDKIHPSYIRAY, via the coding sequence ATGTCTTTACTGCTAAGCCCTTTGAAAATCGCAAATTTTACAGTCAAAAACCGTATCGTAATGCCCCCTATGGACACTTACCAAGCTCAAGATGGTATGCCAAATGTTTTTCATCTAAATCATTATGGCGCTAGAGCTATGGGCGGAGTTGGGCTTATCATTGTTGAAGCAAATGCCATTTGTGCTGAAGGTAAAATTTCAGATCAAGACTTGGGAATTTACAGCGATGAGCATATTATAAAGCATAAAAGCATCACTGATATATGCCATCATTTTGGTGCAAAAATTGCTTTGCAGCTTAATCACAGCGGTAGAAAAAATGGTTGTAAAAACGCCACACAGCTTGCACCTAGCGATATAAAATACAGTGATAATTTTGCAAATTTAAAGGTTTTGGACAAAAAAGATATAGAAAAAATTTGCCAAGATTTTTGCGAAGCGGCTAAAAGAGCGAAGTTGGCAAACTACGACGCGGTTGAAATTCACGCAGCGCATGGCTATCTTATCTCATCTTTTTTATCCCCACTTTCTAATCAAAGAACTGATGAGTTTGGTGGAAGTTTTGAAAACAGAATTCGCCTTTTATGCGATATAGTAAAAGGCATCAAAGAGCGAGTTGATATCCCTATTTTTGTGCGAATTTCTGCAAGCGAGTGGGAAGAGAAGGGCTGGGACTTAGAACAGAGTAAAAAACTTGCTCTTGTGCTTGAAAATTTAGGAATTTATATGCTTGATATCTCAGCGGGTGGAAATATCAACAAACCATCCTTAGTGCCTAATGTCGTACCTTTGTATCAAGCAAATTACGCAAAAGAATTAAAACGCATTCTTAAAATTCCTGTCTCTTGCGTGGGACTCATCACAAGCGCTAGCGAAGGTGAAGCCTTGCTTTTAGGCGAGGTTTGTGATTTGGTTTGCTATGGCAGAGAGCTACTTAGAAATCCAAATTTTGCTTACCAAGCGGCCAAAATTTTAGGCGAGAAAGATAAAATTCACCCAAGTTATATAAGGGCTTATTGA
- a CDS encoding OmpA family protein, which translates to MKKLLLGISLATALFAADSNVKFEITPTFNYNVFEGNLDLNDRGAPGIKFGYHFDYFIDQVELGLEHYSGVKYDLGGNTNITRTYLNAIKGIDLSKTFYLYGLAGAGYEDFSNGAYDNKSGGFGQYGAGLKIRLSDSVALRLETRDQINFNNANHNWISSVGISFGFGAPKEQPAQITQTQVEENIQEPEIKPEPQVEPQPTKQTSNCPTPPREGALLDEQGCEKVIHLEGHFAFDKININPNFEMKIQEVADILKENPSYNTLLEGHTDSIGDANYNQKLSERRANAVAKELNKQGIEKNRIKTKGYGESKPRSSNATKEGRADNRRVEAKFFLKQNN; encoded by the coding sequence ATGAAAAAACTACTCCTTGGAATAAGCTTGGCTACAGCTTTATTTGCTGCTGATTCTAATGTAAAATTTGAAATCACTCCGACTTTTAACTACAATGTTTTTGAAGGAAATTTAGATCTTAATGATCGTGGTGCTCCTGGCATTAAATTTGGATATCATTTTGATTATTTTATCGACCAAGTGGAGCTTGGATTGGAACATTACAGCGGAGTAAAATATGATTTAGGCGGAAATACCAATATCACCAGAACTTACTTAAATGCGATAAAAGGTATTGACTTAAGCAAAACTTTTTATCTTTATGGTTTAGCTGGTGCTGGATATGAAGATTTTTCAAATGGTGCTTACGATAATAAAAGTGGAGGCTTTGGACAATACGGTGCAGGTTTAAAAATTCGCCTTAGTGATTCTGTAGCATTAAGACTTGAAACCAGAGATCAAATTAATTTTAATAATGCCAATCACAATTGGATTTCAAGTGTAGGCATTAGTTTTGGTTTTGGTGCGCCAAAAGAACAGCCCGCGCAAATCACACAAACTCAAGTGGAAGAAAACATACAAGAACCAGAAATTAAACCAGAACCACAAGTTGAACCACAACCGACAAAACAAACTTCAAATTGTCCAACTCCACCAAGAGAAGGTGCATTATTGGATGAGCAAGGTTGCGAAAAAGTGATTCACCTAGAAGGTCACTTTGCTTTTGATAAAATCAATATTAATCCAAATTTTGAAATGAAAATTCAAGAAGTAGCAGATATTCTAAAAGAAAATCCGAGTTATAACACTTTATTAGAAGGACATACTGATAGTATAGGTGATGCAAATTATAATCAAAAATTATCAGAACGTCGCGCAAATGCCGTGGCTAAAGAGCTTAATAAACAAGGTATAGAAAAAAATCGTATTAAAACAAAAGGTTATGGTGAAAGCAAACCAAGATCAAGCAATGCAACAAAAGAAGGTAGAGCTGATAATAGAAGAGTTGAAGCAAAATTCTTTCTTAAACAAAACAATTAA
- a CDS encoding DnaJ domain-containing protein — translation MFSFVNFKFQKDYLTCKFCNNLNLENDAKFCIYCGRELNHPAKQRLDYIYDKNPAIVVALLAKISKVEGKVITKDLSKFISSLLDKIDIFYTKDYEGFRETYAKIFIIEKNNSRSINELCSSMRIYRKEEADFLICLLLDLIYYDKKITPAQNALMENIIIALGLNLIAFREIKLRYEQISRFNQENERENYQEQRRQEFDISLEQAYEILQSKENDSFESIKKNYRRLAKEYHYDSLHSKDLPPELLKIAQEMMKKINLAYEIIKEARGI, via the coding sequence GTGTTTTCTTTCGTAAATTTTAAATTTCAAAAGGATTATTTAACTTGCAAATTTTGTAATAATCTCAATCTAGAAAATGATGCTAAATTTTGCATATATTGTGGAAGGGAGTTAAACCACCCTGCTAAGCAAAGATTGGACTATATCTACGATAAAAATCCCGCCATTGTCGTTGCACTCTTGGCAAAAATATCAAAAGTTGAAGGCAAAGTCATCACAAAAGATTTATCCAAATTTATCTCTTCTTTACTCGATAAAATCGATATTTTTTATACTAAAGATTATGAGGGTTTTAGAGAAACTTATGCGAAAATTTTCATCATCGAAAAAAATAACAGCAGAAGTATTAATGAGCTTTGCTCTAGTATGCGTATTTATAGAAAAGAGGAGGCGGATTTTTTGATTTGTTTGTTGCTTGATCTTATTTATTATGATAAAAAAATAACTCCAGCGCAAAATGCCTTAATGGAAAATATCATCATAGCTCTTGGACTTAATCTCATAGCCTTTAGAGAAATCAAACTTCGATACGAGCAAATTTCGCGTTTTAATCAAGAAAACGAGCGAGAAAACTATCAAGAGCAAAGAAGACAAGAATTTGATATCAGTTTAGAGCAAGCTTATGAAATTTTGCAAAGCAAGGAAAATGATAGTTTTGAGAGCATAAAGAAAAATTACAGAAGGTTGGCTAAGGAGTATCATTATGATAGTCTTCATTCTAAAGATCTTCCGCCTGAGCTTTTAAAAATCGCTCAAGAAATGATGAAAAAGATCAATCTAGCCTATGAAATCATCAAAGAAGCAAGGGGGATATAA
- a CDS encoding WG repeat-containing protein has translation MLICKRCNQENLDIAKFCKECGSSDLYDPQAQEKLEKERKIQEELKKWEEERKRQIEEERKIAQEEREKRAKERKEFIKKHKKKFILALSSMAVVIFIFFVGFVYDYYYGGKYSRVYISKLEKKCREDEASCKILQNIYKEKCDEGDGKACLASMFMSDNLIKVQLNGKWSFIGKNGELITKSKFDEAFGFSEGLARVKINGKYGFIDKNGKIIIEAKFDRVWSFSKGLAKVEINDKWGFIDKNGKIIIEPKFDWVGGFSKGLAVVEINGKYGFIDKNGKIIIEAKFDDVDGFSEGLAAVKINDKWGFIDKSGNFVIEPKFDEIERLG, from the coding sequence ATGCTTATATGTAAGCGTTGCAATCAAGAAAATTTAGATATAGCCAAATTTTGTAAGGAATGCGGAAGTAGCGATTTATACGATCCACAAGCCCAAGAAAAGCTAGAAAAAGAAAGAAAAATACAAGAAGAGTTAAAAAAGTGGGAAGAAGAAAGAAAAAGACAAATAGAAGAAGAGAGAAAAATAGCCCAAGAAGAAAGAGAAAAAAGAGCTAAAGAAAGAAAAGAATTCATTAAAAAGCATAAAAAGAAATTTATCCTTGCTTTATCAAGTATGGCTGTAGTGATTTTTATATTTTTTGTGGGCTTTGTGTATGATTATTATTATGGTGGAAAATACAGCAGGGTTTATATAAGCAAGCTTGAGAAAAAATGCCGTGAAGATGAAGCAAGTTGTAAAATACTTCAAAATATTTACAAAGAAAAATGCGATGAGGGTGATGGAAAAGCTTGTCTTGCTAGCATGTTTATGTCTGATAATTTAATAAAAGTACAACTAAATGGCAAATGGAGCTTTATAGGCAAAAATGGAGAACTTATAACTAAATCTAAATTTGATGAGGCTTTTGGTTTTAGCGAAGGTCTTGCTAGAGTAAAAATAAATGGCAAATATGGTTTTATAGACAAAAATGGAAAAATCATCATCGAAGCTAAATTTGATCGGGTTTGGAGTTTCAGCAAAGGTCTTGCTAAGGTAGAAATAAATGACAAATGGGGTTTTATAGACAAAAATGGAAAAATCATCATCGAGCCTAAATTTGATTGGGTTGGTGGTTTTAGCAAAGGTCTTGCTGTAGTAGAAATAAATGGCAAATATGGTTTTATAGACAAAAATGGAAAAATCATCATCGAAGCTAAATTTGATGATGTTGATGGTTTTAGCGAAGGTCTTGCTGCAGTAAAAATAAATGACAAATGGGGTTTTATAGACAAAAGTGGAAATTTTGTCATTGAACCTAAATTTGATGAGATTGAAAGGTTAGGCTAA
- the nifJ gene encoding pyruvate:ferredoxin (flavodoxin) oxidoreductase — protein sequence MKKNMKTMDGNEATAYASYAFTEVAGIYPITPSSPMADYTDIWAAAGKKNLFGIPVKIIEMQSEAGAAGTVHGSLQAGSLTTTYTASQGLLLKIPNMYKIAGQLLPGVIHVAARSLASQALSIFGDHQDIYAARQIGFAMLCSHSVQESMDLAGIAHLAAIKGRVPFLHFFDGFRTSHEIQKIEVMDYEHFDRLLDRKALLDFRNSCLTPENPKTRGTAQNDDIYFQTREISNKFYNAIPDIVNEYMQEISKITGREYKPFVYYGHKEPERIIIAMGSVTQTLEEVVDHLNSKGEKVGVFKVYLYRPFSLKYFFDVMPKSVKKIAVLDRTKEPGSLGEPLYLDVKTAFYGRENCPIIVGGRYGLSSKDVDPAQMIAVFENLKLDEPKDGFTVGIIDDVTHTSLSVGEKISLGDESTIECLFYGLGADGTVGANKNSIKIIGDNTDYYAQAYFAYDSKKSGGYTRSHLRFSKKPIRSTYLVSTPHFIACSVAAYLEIYDVLAGIRKGGTFLLNSIWSAEETIKQIPNEVKKVLAEKEVNFYIINATKLARDIGLGNRTNTIMQSAFFKLANIIPYEEAQKYMKELAYKSYSKKGDAIVEMNYKAIDVGADGLVKVEVDPNWKNLEPSKKEQVNVYKGTEFVEKIVKPMNAAKGDDLPVSAFLGYEDGSFEHGTTEYEKRGVGVMVPRWIEANCIQCNQCASVCPHAVIRPFLINDDEMAKAPRGVKDHALEAKGTKGEKLSFKIQISPLDCTGCELCVHECPTKEKSLVMVPLQEEMDFGEQENADYLFKQVSYKDDILNKESVKGAQFSQPLFEFHGACPGCGETPYITLVTRLFGERMIIANATGCSSIYGGSAPSTPYRKSVKNGHGPAWANSLFEDNAEFGLGMKVATENTRHRIEHIMNENMQSVPNALSALFKDWIANKDNGVKSIEIRDKMLPILEQNSNIKGVNDILNLKHFLTKKSHWIFGGDGWAYDIGYGGLDHVLASGENVNILVLDTEVYSNTGGQSSKSSRTGAVAQFAAAGKPLQKKDLGQIAMTYGYIFVAQVNSTANYSHLIKAMIAAEAYDGPSLIICYSPCIAHGIKGGLGYSGEQGELATKCGYWPLYTFDPRLEEEGKNPLTMVGKEPDWDLYESFLMNEVRYNSLKKSNPEHAKELFERNKKDAQRRYRQLKRIALADFSNEKEE from the coding sequence ATGAAAAAAAATATGAAAACCATGGACGGTAACGAAGCTACCGCTTATGCTTCGTATGCTTTCACTGAAGTTGCTGGAATTTATCCTATTACCCCAAGTTCTCCTATGGCTGATTATACCGATATATGGGCTGCAGCTGGTAAAAAAAATCTTTTTGGTATTCCTGTAAAAATTATCGAAATGCAAAGTGAGGCCGGAGCGGCTGGAACAGTGCATGGATCACTTCAAGCAGGCTCTTTAACTACAACCTACACAGCCTCTCAAGGACTTTTACTTAAAATACCTAATATGTACAAAATCGCTGGACAACTCTTGCCAGGCGTTATCCATGTTGCTGCAAGATCTCTAGCTTCTCAAGCATTGTCTATATTTGGAGATCATCAAGATATTTATGCTGCAAGACAGATTGGCTTTGCTATGTTATGCTCACACTCAGTTCAAGAGAGTATGGATTTGGCAGGAATAGCTCACTTAGCAGCTATTAAAGGTCGTGTGCCATTTTTACATTTTTTTGATGGCTTTAGAACAAGTCATGAAATTCAAAAAATCGAAGTGATGGATTATGAACACTTTGATCGTTTGCTTGATAGAAAAGCTCTTTTAGATTTTAGAAATTCCTGTCTTACTCCAGAAAATCCTAAAACACGAGGAACAGCACAAAATGATGATATTTATTTCCAAACTCGCGAAATTTCAAATAAATTCTATAACGCTATACCTGATATTGTCAATGAATACATGCAAGAAATTTCAAAAATCACCGGCAGAGAATACAAACCTTTTGTATATTACGGACATAAAGAACCTGAAAGAATTATCATTGCTATGGGTTCAGTGACTCAAACCCTTGAAGAAGTTGTCGACCATTTAAATTCCAAAGGTGAAAAAGTCGGAGTTTTTAAAGTTTATCTTTATCGTCCATTTAGTTTAAAATATTTCTTTGATGTAATGCCAAAATCTGTGAAAAAAATTGCTGTTTTAGACAGAACAAAAGAACCAGGAAGTCTTGGGGAACCGCTTTATCTTGATGTTAAAACAGCCTTTTATGGAAGAGAAAATTGTCCTATCATTGTAGGCGGTAGATATGGACTTTCTTCAAAAGATGTTGATCCGGCTCAAATGATAGCGGTGTTTGAAAATTTAAAACTTGATGAACCAAAAGATGGCTTTACAGTGGGCATTATCGATGATGTTACCCATACTTCTTTAAGCGTAGGTGAAAAAATTTCACTTGGTGATGAAAGCACGATAGAATGCTTATTTTATGGACTTGGTGCTGATGGAACTGTAGGAGCAAATAAAAATTCCATTAAAATCATCGGAGATAATACAGATTATTACGCACAAGCTTATTTTGCTTATGATTCTAAAAAATCAGGTGGTTACACAAGAAGTCATTTGCGTTTTTCTAAAAAACCTATTCGCTCGACCTATCTTGTTTCTACTCCGCATTTTATTGCCTGTTCAGTAGCCGCTTATCTTGAAATTTATGATGTATTGGCAGGAATTCGCAAAGGTGGAACTTTCCTTTTAAATAGCATTTGGAGTGCAGAAGAAACCATTAAACAAATTCCAAATGAAGTCAAAAAAGTTTTAGCTGAAAAAGAAGTAAATTTTTATATCATTAATGCGACTAAATTAGCCCGTGATATAGGACTTGGAAACCGCACAAATACCATCATGCAATCAGCATTTTTCAAACTTGCCAATATCATTCCTTACGAAGAAGCACAAAAATACATGAAAGAGCTTGCTTATAAGTCCTATAGTAAAAAAGGTGATGCGATTGTAGAAATGAATTATAAAGCCATTGATGTGGGTGCAGATGGGCTTGTAAAAGTCGAAGTGGATCCAAATTGGAAAAATTTAGAACCAAGCAAAAAAGAACAAGTTAATGTTTATAAAGGCACTGAATTTGTTGAAAAAATTGTCAAACCTATGAATGCCGCAAAAGGCGATGATTTACCTGTTTCTGCGTTTTTGGGCTATGAAGATGGAAGTTTTGAACATGGCACAACAGAGTATGAAAAACGTGGTGTTGGAGTAATGGTTCCAAGATGGATAGAAGCAAATTGTATTCAGTGTAATCAATGTGCCTCTGTTTGTCCACATGCGGTAATCAGACCATTTTTAATTAATGACGATGAAATGGCAAAAGCACCACGCGGAGTAAAAGATCACGCACTAGAGGCTAAAGGAACTAAAGGTGAAAAATTAAGCTTTAAAATTCAAATTTCTCCGCTTGATTGCACCGGTTGCGAGCTTTGTGTGCATGAGTGTCCAACTAAGGAAAAATCTTTAGTTATGGTTCCACTTCAAGAGGAGATGGACTTTGGGGAACAAGAAAATGCAGATTATTTATTTAAACAAGTTAGCTACAAAGATGATATTTTAAATAAAGAAAGTGTCAAAGGTGCTCAATTTTCTCAACCGCTTTTTGAATTCCACGGCGCATGCCCTGGATGTGGTGAAACTCCTTATATTACATTGGTTACAAGATTATTTGGTGAAAGAATGATTATCGCTAATGCTACAGGTTGTAGCTCAATTTATGGTGGTTCAGCTCCTTCAACTCCATACAGAAAAAGTGTGAAAAACGGACATGGACCTGCATGGGCAAATTCACTTTTTGAAGACAATGCAGAATTTGGACTTGGTATGAAAGTGGCTACTGAAAATACAAGACACAGAATAGAGCATATTATGAATGAAAATATGCAAAGCGTTCCAAATGCCTTATCTGCACTTTTTAAAGATTGGATAGCAAATAAAGACAATGGTGTAAAATCTATAGAAATCAGAGATAAAATGTTGCCTATTTTAGAGCAAAACTCTAACATTAAAGGCGTTAATGATATATTAAATTTAAAACACTTCTTAACCAAAAAATCTCATTGGATATTTGGTGGAGATGGCTGGGCTTATGATATCGGCTATGGCGGACTTGACCATGTTTTGGCAAGTGGGGAAAATGTTAATATTTTAGTGCTTGATACTGAGGTTTATTCAAACACTGGTGGTCAAAGCTCGAAATCTTCGCGCACAGGTGCAGTGGCTCAATTTGCCGCAGCAGGAAAACCTTTACAGAAAAAAGACTTAGGACAAATTGCAATGACTTATGGTTATATTTTTGTAGCACAAGTCAATTCTACAGCAAATTACAGCCATTTAATCAAAGCTATGATAGCTGCCGAAGCTTATGATGGCCCTTCTTTAATCATCTGTTACTCACCTTGTATTGCACACGGTATTAAAGGTGGACTTGGATACTCAGGAGAACAAGGAGAACTTGCGACAAAATGCGGTTATTGGCCACTTTACACTTTTGATCCAAGATTAGAAGAAGAAGGTAAAAATCCTCTAACTATGGTAGGAAAAGAGCCTGATTGGGATCTTTATGAAAGCTTTTTGATGAATGAGGTGCGTTATAATTCTTTGAAAAAATCAAATCCAGAGCACGCAAAAGAACTTTTTGAGCGCAACAAAAAAGACGCTCAACGCCGTTACAGACAACTTAAACGCATTGCTTTAGCTGATTTTAGCAATGAAAAAGAAGAATAA
- the rplM gene encoding 50S ribosomal protein L13: MTKITKPNEVKREWIVLDAEGKRFGRLLTEVATILRGKNKPCFTPNVDCGDYVVIINASKAVFTGANKAEDKLYHRHSGYFGSVKSEKFGDLLEKNPAKLYKLAVRGMLPKTNLGRAMLKKLKIYAGSEHPHTAQIAKEGK; encoded by the coding sequence ATGACAAAGATAACAAAGCCAAACGAAGTAAAACGAGAATGGATCGTTTTAGACGCGGAAGGCAAACGCTTCGGCCGTCTTTTAACTGAAGTAGCGACAATTTTAAGAGGCAAAAACAAGCCTTGCTTTACTCCTAATGTTGATTGCGGTGATTATGTAGTGATTATCAATGCTTCAAAAGCAGTATTTACAGGCGCTAATAAAGCTGAAGATAAACTTTATCACAGACATTCAGGATATTTTGGAAGTGTAAAAAGTGAAAAATTCGGAGATTTGCTCGAAAAAAATCCTGCTAAATTATATAAATTAGCAGTTAGAGGTATGCTTCCTAAAACAAATTTAGGTAGAGCAATGCTTAAAAAACTCAAAATTTATGCAGGTAGCGAGCATCCACACACTGCGCAAATTGCTAAAGAAGGAAAATAA
- the mshL gene encoding pilus (MSHA type) biogenesis protein MshL, translating into MLIFRVVLLIIFFLSASKANECQKKLFDMRIMEAVSIEESLEHFSNLCSFSIVVKDDLAKDKLLKMQKNINVSQMSLDEIFDLLIKENNLNYEFDGKILKISGLITQSFKINYITSVREGQSITKASVDAKPKQAEYSIRDGDLEDNMIKTSEKFDFWITIEKELLALLNNGREVYEVKNPIINSNAGIITITGTNSQIARANVYLKELEQRLKKQVIIDVSIIAVNLDNKHTSGINWQNFNLNFATTTSDGKNSSIQFDYKDKGVFVKNLGFRVDMDFSSVLNFLSQSGKTQVLSNPKLMALNNQQAIISIGDTINYQVKESSKGTENGTTVSETYNNYSIFVGILLNILPEISDDGKIMLRINPSLSNFKYAQDNRRQNTPRTIAPDTIQKKLSTVVQVENNQSLILGGLISRNNQFDESSVNFLSKIPLLGALFQGDQSVDNATEIVFIITPVIVDNKNTHPSLKDLGFKHYEL; encoded by the coding sequence ATGTTAATTTTTAGAGTAGTTTTATTAATAATATTTTTTCTTAGTGCCTCAAAAGCCAATGAATGCCAAAAAAAGCTTTTTGATATGCGTATAATGGAAGCAGTAAGCATAGAAGAGAGTTTGGAACATTTTTCGAATTTATGCTCCTTTAGCATAGTTGTAAAAGATGATTTGGCTAAAGATAAATTGCTAAAAATGCAAAAAAATATCAATGTTAGTCAAATGAGCTTGGATGAAATTTTTGACCTTTTAATTAAAGAAAATAACTTAAACTACGAATTTGATGGCAAAATTCTAAAAATTTCAGGACTAATTACTCAAAGCTTTAAAATCAACTATATTACTTCAGTCAGAGAAGGACAAAGCATTACAAAAGCATCCGTAGATGCAAAACCAAAACAAGCAGAATACAGTATTAGAGATGGGGATTTAGAAGATAATATGATTAAAACCTCTGAAAAATTTGACTTTTGGATCACCATAGAAAAAGAACTACTTGCCCTACTTAACAATGGTCGCGAAGTTTATGAAGTAAAAAATCCCATCATAAACTCAAACGCAGGTATTATAACCATCACAGGTACAAATTCTCAAATTGCAAGAGCCAATGTCTATCTTAAAGAACTAGAGCAAAGACTTAAAAAGCAAGTTATTATCGATGTAAGCATTATTGCTGTAAATTTGGATAATAAACACACAAGTGGAATTAACTGGCAAAATTTCAATCTCAATTTTGCTACAACAACTAGCGATGGAAAAAATTCATCTATACAATTTGATTATAAAGACAAAGGGGTATTTGTTAAAAATTTAGGTTTTAGAGTAGATATGGACTTTAGTTCGGTTTTAAATTTCTTGTCCCAAAGCGGAAAAACACAAGTTTTATCAAATCCAAAATTAATGGCACTGAATAACCAACAGGCTATTATTTCGATAGGCGATACAATCAATTATCAAGTTAAAGAAAGTTCAAAAGGCACAGAAAATGGCACAACAGTGAGTGAAACTTATAATAATTATTCTATTTTTGTAGGCATTTTACTCAATATCTTACCTGAAATTTCAGATGATGGAAAAATCATGCTGCGTATCAACCCAAGTCTTAGTAATTTTAAATACGCCCAAGATAATCGTCGTCAAAATACTCCGCGCACTATAGCGCCCGATACCATACAAAAAAAGTTATCTACCGTTGTGCAAGTTGAAAACAACCAAAGTCTAATTTTGGGTGGACTTATTAGCAGAAACAACCAATTTGATGAGAGTTCTGTTAATTTTTTATCTAAAATTCCACTCCTAGGAGCTTTATTTCAAGGCGATCAAAGTGTCGATAATGCTACAGAAATTGTTTTCATCATAACCCCAGTAATTGTTGATAATAAAAACACCCATCCTTCCTTAAAAGATCTAGGATTTAAGCACTATGAACTCTGA